The window acccctacctctggctggctgagcatgtggtgcagcaactggtgccagaaccatggcatgagaactctgatgGTGTGAGCTGCCTGTTACCCCGGGGTaaaatctagcaatatgcctcggatcacaacaagtataacataccctcggctgctgtgactgctgaccctgaaactgaccctgtcaacCTGAATAACCTCCCTGATAACTCtgaagtggaggtgcactaataggagttggtggtgcactgttggctagctggtcagaataatgcatctgagggccacgaccacttgaggcaccatgggatgcctaGAGCACTAAATGAAAccgcctgggaggatggcctctaccaaaagtactcctacctctagatgaggcaccgttgaactcatcggaatgacgaggcctcttgtcaaacccctgacctccctgagtaagaaccatttcgactcgtttggcgacattagcagccgcctgaaaagaaaagtcactcccagtctccttagccatctgcaatctaatagggtgagcaagtccatcaataaacctcctcaccctctctctctcagtgggaagcagaagaatggcatgacgggtctcatactgagtaacagtcatactgccctactagagacgctcaaactgacggcgacgctcctctctcaatgtgatagacagaaacttctctatggagagctgagagaactggtcctaagTAAGATCATGCGAcgcagctggtctggtcaacaagtaatctctccactatttcttggtggaaccagtcatctgaaatgcagcaaaatcgaccccaatggtgtccactatacccatgtttcgtagaacctcgtggAAGCTGTCAAGACACTCTTTGGGATCctttgaaggagcaccactgaaaggaacaggaaagagcttggtaaaccattccaatctccataaagcctcagaagatatAGTTGGGCCATCTCCGACCTATGCTACAATAACCGGCTAAACTAATCTGACTGGTTGAGCTGccggagcctgatactggggagctatcaactccggagcgggagtggtgggagtctgggctcctcctccagtctgagagactgctggtgccatgggaaatgcgccagtctgccCCACACTCTCCATacggcccaccaaacggaccaaagcatcctgaagtactggcgtggcaatgaacccctccggaacctgagctggtccggtaggaacagtctgggctggaaccttctcgtcaagctctatctgaggctccactgctgggctactgctcgggccctaggctgagccctgcccctgcccttgcctcggcctctggcacggcctcggcctcgacctctgccccgcgtaagagctgtcactggaggctctggctgttgCTCTGCTGAGGAAGcggtgcgtgttctcgccatctgcgagagaataagagtagaagagttcaattagtattgagaaagcaaattcgcacgatagagaataatagaagtgaaacttgttcctaaacttcatagcctctggaaggtaatcacagacatctctgtaccgatcctccagactctactaagcttgcacgtgaatcgtgagacctaggcaacatagtgctctgataccaactgtcatgacccaaaatttcccacatacggggccgtgatggcgcctgacatttcacttgctaggcaagccaacattcgagaatcattaaaccaattacTTATTCCCATTCagcaattaacaataattaactaagatgaaatataataagtgcagaatatcataaaaactgtattaattactaccacccggatttggagtcacaattcatgagcattctagaatttactacaagtaatagtctgaaagaaatacaactgcctcaatgaaagaaacagtagaacagaaaagatagacggggacttcaaggtttgtgaacgccgacaaatctaccttgagtctccggacaatggACCattagcaaaatctcgatcaacccgagccggtatcaaaatctgcatagaaagggcagagtgcagtatcagcacaaccgaccccatgtactggtaaatgtcgagcctatcctcaacgaagtagtgacgaggcaaaggcaaggcacctacaaatcaatctgtacaatttaacatggtatatacaaataacataaatgaagaactaaagagaaaatgtcgggaggggaacatactgaggggaacacaagataaagaactacaacagaatgatcaccggagcagtcaatataccatgaatcaataggaatagtgaatacagtaaggaaaaatgcacagcatcacccttcgttcttttactctcaatctcaccataaaattaatagaaacgacacgacatcacccttcgtgcattaactctcatatcatggcacaacatcacccttcgtgcattaacactaacaatatggcacggcatcacccttcgtgcattaacactcacaatatagcatgtcatcacccttcgtgcattaacactcacaatatggcacggcatcacccttcgtgcattaacactctcccttactataatgcaatgcataaataacaacagggagatagaataacaagaacaaaccttacttcaacatttagttccataatatcaatctcaactttgaaattaaaactcaattatcaccagaaaatccgtaaacatgataacaacgataaattgaacaacactagtataacacgtagcaatttggcaaaggaaagagacaatatgagaaaaacagacaaacatggaaaacaggtaaattggtggcgcattagtactcgtcacctcacatatacgccgctcacatggatttcacttagcaagtaatctaaggttcctaattccctcaagtcagggttagacacaacacttacctcgctccgaaggccacttaattctcaatcacagcttttcctttggaattcacctccaaaccactcgtatctattcaaaaatgactcaataatatcaaatattgctaaaggaataaattatattgcataagttaaatttcccaaatttttctccaaaaagtcaaaaaatcgacctcgggcccgcttggtcaaaacccgaggttcttACCAAAATCCATTTGCCCATTTatccccgagcccgattatataatttatttcggaatccaacctcaaattgaggtataaatcctcaaattcccgaaatccctagtttctaccctaacccctaattctaccatgaaaactctagattttaggttgaaaattcaagaaatataatgggtattttaaagaaaatggtttagaatcacttaccaacactttggggaagaaatgactcttgaaaaatagccacacaatgtttggtttttgagaaaaataattttttttgctaAATCCCGTGTtgggattctgttaagtgctgggcgacagtgttcatcgcgttcgcgcgagcactgtcgcgttcgcgaagagtataggctacaaagccttcgcgttcacgagacagtgctcgcgttcacgtaggctaCCCTTTCCtggtcttcgcattcgcaagacagtgttcgcgttcgcgatgtagaAAAGGCtaactccccctccccagtgcctaacactacgcgttcacgatgggattgtcacgttcgcgaagggtaacgcccccatcgcttcgcgttcgcgaagaagaaatccctgcctcatcagtttactcttcgtgttcgcgagaggaccttcacgaacgtgaagaaggacatgccagaaccagactctgcagaaaacactagatttccaaagtccaaaacatctcgtggcctatccgaaactcacccgagccctcaaggCTCCAATCCAAACaagcacacaagtctaaaaatatcatacgaacttgctcgcgcgatcaaattgccaaaataacacctagaactatgaatttagtaccaaatcaaataaaattctcaagaacactttaaaattcatatcttctcaactggacgtccgaatcaagtcaaatcaactttgtttctcaccaaatttcacagacaagtcttaaatatcgtaatgaacctgtaccgggctccgaaaccacaatacggacccggcactaacaatgccaaacatcaatcaattcttaaaaacaattaatttttatcaaaaattcataacttgagctagggacctccgaattcgattctaggCATACGCCCAGGGCCCATAATTCAATACagacccatcgggaccgtcaaaatacggatacAGGCATGTTTACCAAAAtttttgaccgaagtcaactaaaatcaacttttaaggcataaattcttaattttatcaattttcaacttAAAAGCTTTCCGTaaacctgtccggactgtgcacgcaaatcgagggggtaaaaatgagatttttaaggcttaagagcgcagattcgagttctaaatcataagatgaccttttgagtcatcacaatGTAAGAGTTCTAAAAGACCATAACATTCAATTAAATTCCTTGCACATGCGAACAAATACGGGGTTCACTAAGAACTATCAACTTGTGCGCTCTAATTAACAAAATTATTGCATACGTCTACTGCCGTCTCTGTAAAAAATAGCAGGGAGTGAGTCGCTAGCTGAGTGactaataacacttaaccacaaccgtttATTATTAGGAACAACTCATATAACATGTGTATACAATAATGATTAGAAACTATAATAAAAAAATGCTCTTTCAAAAACGGTAATAATAATCAGTCTCATCATACGTTTTCTATAatagaaattaatttaaaaatgctGTAATAAACTCGATAAGCACTGTGTCATGTCAAATCTTtatgtttgggaggtttcaatGAAGAAATTATGTAATCGATATAACTGTGGATCTCTTCacaagaagtcaaatataacggtagGCCATACTCGAGGAAAACCAGTAATAGTATGCTAGTTCTACATTCCCACTAGCGAGGTTTGTATCGGTAATCAgtaattacaaggtgcaccaggtctaacaaACCCGCCGTTAATTACAGGATACTTGAATGTCTcctcccatttatacttgtctTTGTAATCAGTCAATTCtcgtataaaaatatttttaaaacatgtagaggtgatggtaggctataatctcatattttagtcgattattacattctAATTTATGGCGCTTTAATaaagtttgagctttaatcgctagtgatctgcactaattgtgtattttatgccttgtaggaggaaTCCAAGCTATATcgatattatggaatgaatttaagttatttggagctttaaagtctaagtaaaatcccaagggattaagtcAGGATCGCGTTCGCGGGTGGCACACCATGTATGGATGTCAAAATCAAAGTAAAAAGGCGGACTCCGAGAAAAGTGTACAACCGCGGTGCGTGGGGCGGCGCATGGCGCGCCGTTCCTGTAAACAATCCTGCTGTCTGTCAGAAATCAACTCTCTAAACTTTCCTACCAACACCCCGCCTGGCGCGTAGCCCCATGCGGcgtgcctgtgcaatttttacagagttatTTTCCTATTTCACGTGGGAGAAGGTATTTTCATCTGAGCCCGACCCTACATAGTATTAATACaagtaaaaaaattattttatggacttttgacacatcttatACCTAAGTAAGCCAAGGAGTAGGTGCAGAAGTAAAagctcaaggatttcatcattcaatcctcactcaagacaagggtttggattgttttatatttttctttaacttaaacattgttatgatgaattactccatatccatggagtagttctcttttgGGTTTGATGGATTTTGTGTATTGATACTTATTTATggataattaactctagttttatgtattgaatcattttggatattttaattgttgcatctatattcacttgttcgtgtAATCGAGATAGGCAAAACTTTTAATATTGGtgcattatattttgttggttgaagtcattaattcttcttaataatcggaagaggctagttgaattactGATTAAACTttgttaggaggataatcgagagaggttctcctaaagaccaatccactactaattcttgcatatcttcacgtgcttaaaaatTAGGTCATCTTGTGAGggtgagacttaatcgagagaggagtttctaataatcaattgaactaatagccgagtgaattcaagagactcacttgaacattagaagtacaTTATCTATAGTTAAATCCCAaatatttatcttgcacctatcctttcaaccctatcttctcccaattgataacttTCTTTGCTCAATACTTGcattgattgtcattagtcaatagtttagactcttagttaattttaattttaatcacataaacctcaattgttgattatcttggatagcaatctaactACAAACTAcaataatattgtttaactccaatctatgtggacacgatattataaaatagtatattcgactagcgagtcAAATTATGGCACCGTTGCTGAGCATTGGCAATGAATAGTGTTTgaaatatgattttttttattgCAATCCACTAAGCAGGGCCTAGGGctaatttttataaataataaaaagcaATAAAACAAATTAGCATGTTGTCTTACAATAAGTAAGACAGTAAGAGGTGACTACTACATTAGTCCTATTATCAAATTTGGGCATGAGATACCCAAACTTGATATTACACCATGATATGCTAATAATAGGAAATAACATGTTTAATAATTGTATAAAACTAGCCTATAGAGTTCAAAAATGCCAGAATTTGGCCCTTGAAGCCCATAATTCCATGCGAATGCTCATATAATTTGCACTGACCAGTTCCACCGATTGCACATATAGCCCTTTTCCATTGCATCTTCAATCCATCTGCTTTGATTACCTAAATAGCCCCTTATTTCTTGCATAAATAACATTGTCCTCTTGTAGTTACTAAGATCTCTAACATGCAGCTGTTGTGATTGCATTCCTAGTGCTCTACCACTCCAATTATCCAACGTAATCTCCCAGTAGCGATTGCATAATCTCTAGTAATCCATGTTGCACTTGAAAAACTTTGTCCTGAGATATGCATTTACACTGTTTTGCTCCTCACATGTACTTGATGTCCTTGAGATTAATGTTACACTATTTTTCTCCTCACATGTACTTGATGTCCTTGCCTTGATGTGTTCATGAGTTGTCCTAGTATTTGTCGCACTGAAGGTTACTCTCAATTTATATTTGTTCTTACCAGGTTGTGAATCCAAGATTGTCATGTTGATTGTTCTGTCCATGCCTGCTCGCAGATGCTGTTTTTGAGCTCATTTTCGTGTGTATTGTTTATGTTTTCCCTGAAGTCTTTTCATGTTTTGACAATTGGGATGTTAAATAATAATTTTGCATTGAGattacacatctcaacaaaaccATTTTACCCAAAAACCGTTGCCAAAACCAGCTGCTTGAATGGGGTTTCCTGTAGTAACACTGGGCAGTAGAAATGCCCCTTCCTTTAGCTGTTACTATGCTTTTGCTTATCCATAATTCCCATTCAATGGGCCGAGTACAAAGTACTAATACCACAATTAGAAAGTTCCTCAATGAATAAGGCATAGCTACAGTAACGTTTCCTGGAAAAAAGAAAACAATGTTAGATAAACAATTCATCTCCATGATCTCCTCCCTTAGGATTTGATCATGAGAGATGACTGACTTATTCTTCTCATAACCAATGTATTCCTTCTTGTCCCTTGCCTTGCTCCCTGAAACTTCAGTTTGCCCATTCTTCATATATGTCATTTTGATCATCGACCCATCATTGTCCATACACACACATAGAATCCTCACTGTGCACCAGAACTGAATGCTGCCTATTTCATAGGAATTTGTGTGTGTTTTGAGTATGCTATCTGTGAGTATTCATGTATATCTTACTTTTTGTATCACTGAAGTGTTGAATTTCAAATTCAGTCCATAACACCCCAGTTCTTGTTTGAAAAAGCTTCCTAAAGTGGCTGCCTCGTGTGAGTTTTTTCTGCATCAGAATGTCCAACGGCTTGAACCTCCAGTTGTCTATGCTTGATCCTATTCTCAATTTTCTCCCAGTGGAATGAGTACTAGGTACTAATACCGCCATATGAGAGTGCCTTGAAAAATAGGACATAGAACTAATGACTAttcctgcaaaaaaaaaaaaaaacaaagttaGTCAAAAAAGGTATCACCATGCTCTCCTCACACCAGATTTGTGCATGGTAAATTGCTGAGATGATTCCAGATTCACTCCCATCTATTCTCCCCTCTTCACACACTAGTTTCTTGCAACTCTTACTCTTATACATGGGCATTGCATCTTGTCCTCATTTACTAGCCTTCTGCCTTGGGAGTCTAAGTCCCAAAAGTCATAGCACTCTATCTCTCAAACATCAAGAGCATAGCTAGCTAGATGATCAGCCAATTTGTTCCCCTCCCTAAATATATGTGTCACCCTTATTTCAACTTCATCCATCAATCTCCTAATCTCCTCCACACATTCAGTAATATACCATGGTGGCTTCCAGCTTCCCTCAACTATGTTCTTCATGAGGAGTGAATCAGTTTGGAGCCAGATTTGTGCATGATTCTTTGCTTTACACAACCTTAAGGCCTCCAGAATAGCTACTGCCTCTACttcattatttgattcttctgcAATCTCCCTCACAGCAGCATAGATTAGATCACCTTTCTCACCCCTCACACAAAAACCAATCGAGCTTCTCTCTGGATTACCTCTCGAGGCACCATAAGTATTAACTTTTATCCACCCCTCCATAGGTAATTCCCATTTAACCTTATCAAACTTCAACCTTGGAGTATAGTTCTCAAACATGTGCAGTAACTCAATGCACTTATGAGGTACTCTCATACCTGGCTTCCTCATTTGAATTAGTGCTTGAAGGCTTGTTGATATTTGGTATAAATCCATGATAACAGATACAATCTCTCCATATTTTAAACTGTTTCTTCTCTTCCATAACTCCCATACAATACAAGATGGTAAAGCCTGCATAATTGGCTTGATTCTTGGCAATACTTGTGCATTCCAACACTTGGTTATTGCTTGATGCAAGGTCGGTCCATCCACAGCAATACCTGCTCTACACAAAAAATATTTCCACACTGTATAGGCAGCCTTGGATGTGAAAAACACATGCACTAGTGATTTTTGCGAAGGATCTACACAACACCAGCACTTCTAAGGCATGAAGTACCCCAGTCTCCTCATGAAGTGGTAGTTTGGCTTTCCATACCTTCCACATAAAGAATGAAATTTTAAATGAAAGTCCTTTCACCCATATCATTTTATAAGTCATCCTAGGATCATCCCTTCTTCGAAGATCTTCCCAAGCTGATTTTACACTGAAATGCCCTCTTGTTTCAAGCATTCAATATGGGACATCTAGAACATTTTGATGAACTGGGGGAGTAACTTTTTCCACAATATGCAATGCCAAAATCTGGTGGAACTAGGAAATACAAAGCTCCCAACCAAGTCCAGTTATCATACCAAAACAGTGCTGACCCCATTTTAGGCTTCCAAATGATTTGATGCTCTATAATGTCTCTGCATTCCAACATTTTACTCCACACGTCTGATCCATCTCTCCATGGAACTATTACTGCATTGAGCTTCTTACATTATTTCTGACTTACAAAAGAACTCTATAGGCTAGGCTTTGTTTTGAAATTCCACCATAGTTTACAGAAGAGTGCCTTTGACACATCATGTAGTGACCTAAATCCAATCCCTCCTTCTTCATATGGCATACACAATGTATTCCATGATGTCCAGTGTCTTCTGCTACCACCTATAGAACTGCTCAAGAAGAATTTGGCAAAAATCTTGTGAAGTTTATTGATCACATAGTTGGGAGGATTGACAGCAGACGGTAAATGAATGGGCATACTCTGTAGTACATTAGGTATCAAAACCTCCCTTCCACCAATAGAGAGGAGTTTACCTTTCCAACTCTCCAACTTGTCAAGAACCTTAGACATCAATCCTTGATAGTAGTCCATTTTACTTGTAGTATAAAAGATGGGACAACCAAGGTATATAAATGGAAAATCCTGCCTTCCAATACCAGTGATTGTCTCAACTTTTTCAACTACCTCTAAGTCAGACAAGTGATGCATATATACAGCAGATTTAGTTTTGTTTACAAGTTGCCTAGATGCAATCTCGTATGAGTGTAAAACCTTCATTATCAACCTTAATGAAGTTGCATCAGAGGATAAGAAAATAATTGTGTCATCAGCATAAGCAAGGTGGTTTATCTTTGGACTCCATTTAGGCATACCAAAACCACAGACTCAAGTGCAATGCATTTAATCTTTTCGATAGGGATTCAGCAGCTAATATGAGCAATGCAAGAGAAAGTGGATCTCCTTGTTTAACACCCCTCGATGATTTGAAAAAACCATATGGTTGTCCATTTCCAAGCACAGAATACCAGTTATTTCCTACAATATCATAAGTCATCTCTATGAATATCTTTGAAAATCACAGCTTTCTTAGCATTTTAGTCAAGAACAACCATGAAAATCTATCATACGCCTTTGTCATGTCTAGCTTAATGACAACATTAGGACCAGCCTTCGTTCGAAGCCTTATATCAGTGATGATCTCCTGTGTTAACAACACATTTTCCACTATACTTCTCCCTTTCACAAATCCAGCATGTTCTTATGAGATCAAGCTAGGAAGTAAATCCACCAACCTTTCATGAATCACCCTCGAAAAGATCTTGTTGATGAAATTACTTAAGCTGATAGGTCTCATATCAAAAAAAGTACTGACCTCTTTCTTTTATGGCAGTAGCACCAGGTTTGTGTGAGTGACACACTTTGGCAATTGTTGACCACTGAAGAATGCCAATACCATTTCATATATATCCTCTCCAATTATGTCCCAGCATGAGTGATAGAATGCTTCCGTGAAACCATCTGGACCTCCTGCAGAATCTCCATTTAATCCAAACTCTGCTTTCTTCGCCTCTTCCCTAGTAGTTAAACT is drawn from Nicotiana tomentosiformis chromosome 12, ASM39032v3, whole genome shotgun sequence and contains these coding sequences:
- the LOC138902835 gene encoding uncharacterized protein, producing the protein MPKWSPKINHLAYADDTIIFLSSDATSLRLIMKVLHSYEIASRQLVNKTKSAVYMHHLSDLEVVEKVETITGIGRQDFPFIYLGCPIFYTTSKMDYYQGLMSKVLDKLESWKGKLLSIGGREVLIPNVLQSMPIHLPSAVNPPNYVINKLHKIFAKFFLSSSIGGSRRHWTSWNTLCMPYEEGGIGFRSLHDVSKALFCIAVDGPTLHQAITKCWNAQVLPRIKPIMQALPSCIVWELWKRRNSLKYGEIVSVIMDLYQISTSLQALIQMRKPGMRVPHKCIELLHMFENYTPRLKFDKVKWELPMEGWIKVNTYGASRGNPERSSIGFCVRGEKGDLIYAAVREIAEESNNEVEAVAILEALRLCKAKNHAQIWLQTDSLLMKNIVEGSWKPPWYITECVEEIRRLMDEVEIRVTHIFREGNKLADHLASYALDV